A window of the Lolium perenne isolate Kyuss_39 chromosome 7, Kyuss_2.0, whole genome shotgun sequence genome harbors these coding sequences:
- the LOC127321332 gene encoding uncharacterized protein, whose protein sequence is MPQTRDMSMEPSFEPSNSAAAASAEEASTRRVANRIIRALQHHLRLLHRAGPEFFVLGATGNVYTVTLATTPSCTCPDPAAPCKHILFVLLRVLGLSLDEACVWRQTLRPCQVARLVVSPTYPEVLAGPRARERFHQLWSAQAAAAATRAEEKRRQEACAASSGRPLDGVACPVCLEEMAPVAGEAAPLLTCGTCRNSVHAECFARWKRVRARRAATCVVCRARWRKPSRDREQDQQQYMNLSAYMNEQNEVEDMQIEDGSLCAG, encoded by the coding sequence ATGCCACAAACACGAGACATGTCGATGGAGCCGTCATTCGAGCCGTCCAACTCCGCGGCCGCGGCGAGCGCCGAGGAGGCGTCGACGCGGCGCGTCGCCAACCGCATCATCCGCGCGCTGCAGCACCACCTCCGGCTGCTGCACCGCGCCGGCCCGGAGTTCTTCGTGCTGGGCGCCACCGGCAACGTGTACACGGTGACGctagccaccacgccgtcgtgcacgTGCCCCGACCCCGCCGCGCCGTGCAAGCACATCCTCTTCGTGCTGCTACGCGTCCTCGGCCTGTCGCTCGACGAGGCCTGCGTGTGGAGGCAGACTCTGCGGCCGTGCCAGGTCGCTCGGCTCGTCGTCTCGCCCACGTACCCGGAGGTGCTCGCCGGCCCTCGCGCCCGGGAGCGGTTCCACCAGCTGTGGTCGGCCCAGGCGGCCGCGGCTGCCACCAGGGCCGAGGAGAAGCGCCGGCAGGAGGCCTGCGCGGCGTCGTCCGGACGGCCGCTCGACGGCGTGGCCTGCCCGGTTTGCCTCGAGGAGATGGCGCCGGTGGCGGGCGAGGCGGCGCCGCTGCTGACGTGCGGCACGTGCCGCAACTCGGTCCACGCCGAGTGCTTCGCGCGGTGGAAGCGAGTCCGGGCGAGGCGGGCGGCGACGTGCGTGGTGTGCCGGGCGCGGTGGCGGAAGCCCAGCCGGGACCGGGAGCAGGATCAGCAGCAGTACATGAACCTGTCGGCGTACATGAACGAGCAGAACGAGGTGGAGGATATGCAGATCGAGGATGGTAGCCTCTGTGCTGGGTAG
- the LOC127321335 gene encoding early nodulin-like protein 17, with product MAHSHTFFFLLVTAAAVGMRGASAGLVPAVPIGKRYIVGGADGWVVPPPQNKDMYIKWADSIQFFVEDSIEFMYKNDSVGKVNKYAYYHCNWTASATTPANKDGSALFLLDAPGFAYFASTDARHCKRGQRLMLNVKARPSSAPAPSPDASADAPSPPVARPPSSAPGAPAPGEPVMVDDSAAALASSSGRGLVLWVCLAVLALAGLIRA from the exons ATGGCTCACTCCCACACCTTCTTCTTCCTGCTCGTCACCGCCGCTGCCGTCGGCATGCGTGGCGCTAGCGCCGGGCTCGTTCCAGCTGTGCCTATCGGCAAGCGGTACATCGTCGGCGGTGCGGACGGCTGGGTTGTGCCGCCGCCGCAGAACAAAGACATGTACATCAAGTGGGCTGACAGCATCCAGTTCTTCGTTGAGGACTCCATTG AATTCATGTACAAGAACGACTCGGTCGGCAAGGTGAACAAGTACGCGTACTACCACTGCAACTGGACGGCTTCGGCTACGACGCCCGCCAACAAGGACGGCAGCGCACTCTTCCTCCTCGACGCCCCCGGATTCGCCTACTTCGCCAGCACCGACGCCAGGCACTGCAAGAGGGGACAGCGCCTCATGCTCAACGTCAAGGCCAGGCCTTCGTCGGCGCCGGCGCCGTCCCCGGATGCGTCAGCAGATGCGCCATCTCCTCCCGTCGCTCGGCCGCCGTCGTCTGCGCCGGGGGCGCCGGCGCCCGGAGAACCGGTAATGGTGGACGACAGCGCCGCCGCTCTAGCCTCCTCGTCTGGTCGCGGCTTAGTGCTGTGGGTGTGTCTCGCGGTTCTAGCCTTGGCGGGGTTGATTCGAGCATGA